CGGCGTTACCATCGTCGACGACCTGCACGGTGCAGCCGAGACGCCCGAGCTCCGTACGGAGCTCCCCGGCAAACGCGTGATCGCTCTCGAATACGAGGACTTTGGTCATGTTTCGGGCCGTTTCGACAGGCTCTCCGCCTGCCTGGCCAAGATATCGATCTCGTTCGAGGACTGTCAAACTCCGCTCAGAACCGACCGACGATCGAGACGGAGGTCGGTCCCACGAGGACGCGCGCCGACACCTCGTCCTTCGTCGCCTTCTTCGGCGAGAGCGCCCAGATCCCCACGGCCGCGCCCGCCGCGAGCCCCGCGCCGATCCACGCCCCGAGCGCCAGGCCATCGTAGGTGCGCACGTAGTCGATGCGGTCTGCGCCACACTGCACACGCATGCCGCACTCGATCGCCCCCGCCTCGGCATGCGCGCCCGCCAGAAGGTACGCCGCCACGCCGCCGCCGAGGAGCGCGACCGCAGCGCCCCCCGCGATCCACGTGCCGAGGGGCACGACGCTCCCGTTCGACGCCGCGGCTCCCGATTTCGGGATCTCCTTCAGCGTGACCTCGACCGTGAGCTTCGCCTCGTCCTCCGCCTCGACCTTGGTCGAGAACGCCTCGCGCCCCGGCGCCTTCGCCTCGATCACACGCGCGCCGGGATCCACGGGCACGGGCTCGCCGAGCTCGTCCTCCGGGACGGCCTCGCCGTCGATCGTCACCACGACGCCGGAGACGTCCGCCGGGAGCTTCAGCCGGATCGTGGGGATCCGCGGCTCGATCTCCTTGCGTTTTTTCTCCATCACCTCGCGGCGGGCCTTGTCCTTCTGCCCGTCCGCGAGCTCTGCGCCGCGTTTCCACGACGCGACGGCCGCGCGTAGCTTGCCCGTCGTGGCTTGACACTCGCCGAGATAAAGGAACGCCTCGGCCGTCTCGTGGATCGCGACGACCTGCTCGAGCATCGAGATCGCGTCGTCGCAGCGCCCGGCCTTCACCTCGACGATGGCGTCCTTCACCATGTCCCTGGCGAGCTGCACCTCTGCCTTGCTCGGCTCCTTCGCGAGCGCCGCGGGCGCGACGAGCGCGAGCGCGAGGCCGAGCGTGATCCCCCGCGGCGCCTTCACGACGCCGCCGTTCTTTCCGCCGCGAACCTGCCCGCGGGCTCGTCGCCGAAGCTGATGCCCATCTCGCGCGCCGTCGTGACCGTGTCGCAGTCGAGCGGCACGGTCTTCGTGCGGCCCGCGGTCTCGGAGAGCGGGATGAGCTCGATCTTGTGACAACGCAACGCGACCATGCCGCTCTCGCAGCCCTGGTCGAGGAAACGCACGGCCCCCGCGCCGAAGCGGAGCGCGAGCAGCCGATCGAAGGTCGTCGGCCCGCCGCCGCGCTGCAGGTGGCCGAGCACCATCGAGCGTGTCTCCTTGCCCGTGCGCGCCCCGAGCTCCTTGGCCACGCGCTCGGCCACGCCGCCGAGCACGGCCACGCGCCGGAACACGTCCCCCGCCTCGCGCACCGTCACGTCGCCGTCCTTCTGCACCGCGCCCTCGGCCGCCACGACGATCGAGAAGCGCCGCCCGCGCGACTCGCGCTGCAGGATCTTCTCCACGATGGGCTCGTACGAGAACGGCACCTCCGGGATCAGGATCGCGTCCGCGCCGCCCGCGATCCCGGCCCGCAGCGAGATCCAGCCCGCGTGCCGCCCCATCAGCTCGACGACCATCACGCGCTCGTGCGCCTCCGTCGTCGAGTGCAGCCGGTCGATCGCCTCGGTCGCGATCGAGACCGCCGTGTCGAAGCCGAACGTGAGCTCCGTGCCGTAGACGTCGTTGTCGATCGTCTTCGGCACGCCGATGACGAGCGGCAACCCTCGCTCGAGCAGCTCGTTCGCGATCCGCATCGAGCCGTCGCCGCCCACCGCGACGAGCGCGTCGAAGCCCTTCTGCTTGAAGCGCTCGATGAGCTCACCCGAGCGATCCTTGGGGACGAGCTTGCCGCCCTCCTCGGTCGGGTAGTGGAAGGGATCGCCGCGGTTCGCGGTGCCGAGGATCGTGCCGCCGAGGTGCATGATGCCTCGCACGGCGTCACGATCGAGCCGCACGAGGCCGCCGGGCTCGTCCTCGAGCAGGCCGCGGTAGCCGTGCTTGATGCCCCAGACCTCGATGCCCCGCTCGATCGCGGAGAGCGCGACGGAGCGGAGGACGGCGTTGAGCCCGGGCGCGTCGCCGCCCCCGGTGTTGATGGCGATCTTGCGAATCTTGCGCGGCGACATCGAGGGGAGGATCGCGGTCATCGCCCCGTTTGGCAAGGGGGCTTCGGGGCGCAGCTCGGCTCGTCCGAGCATTGAAAAGAGGGCGACGCGAGCGCGGCGGTCGCCCGCGCCTCACGCAAGCCGGACCAGGTGAGCCACACGCCCGCCGCGACGACCAGCGCCGCGCCCGCGAGGCCGGTCGGATCCTCCCTTTCGCCGAGGATCCCGATCGCCGCGAAGTGCGAGAGCACGACGCCGAGGTAGCTCCATACGCCCACGCGCGCCGCGCGATCGAGCGCATACGCCCGCGTCATGGCGATCTGCGCGAACGCGCCGCTCGCGCCCGTGCCCAGGAGGAAGAGCGCGCCTTCGAGGTCCGGCGCGCGTAGCGTCGGGAGCGCGACGAGCGAGAGGGTCACGCCCGCCACGAGGGAGAAATGCGCCACGATCGCCTCGGGGCTCTCGCGCGGCGAGCCCGAGCGGCCCGCGCCGAGGCGACGGAGCCAGATCATCGCGAGCGCGCTCGCCGCGGCGCCGAGCAGCGCGACCAGCGAGAGCGAGCCGGAGAGCCGGAAGCTCGGCCCAGCGACGAGCGCCACGCCGACGAACGCGAGGCTCGTTGCAACCCAAACGATCCGCCCGCTCCGCTCCCCGAGCAGCCAGGGCGCGAGGATCGCGATGAAAATCGGCGAGGTCGCGCCGAGGGTCACGGCGTCGCCGAGCGCGATCGCCGGCGCGCCGAGGGTGTAGAACGTGCAGATCATCGCGACCGTCCCGCAGATCGAGCGGGCCCACGCGAGCCGCTTGTCGTGGACCACGAGCGAGGCGCCGCGCATCCGCGCGAGGCCGATCGCCACGACCGCGCCGAGCAGCGCGCGCGCCGCGGCGACCTCGGACCAGGGCAACCGCTGCGACCCGAGCCGCGTGCAGACCCCCATGATCGTGAACAGGACCTGCGCGGCGACCATCCACGCGATCGCCTCGCGTGGTCCGCGCGGGGCCGCGGGGACGCTCTTCGTTTCGCCCCCCGGCTCGACGTGACGCACCCGCGCCCCGGTACCACGCGCGCGGCCCGGGTGCTCGCGCCTCGCGCGGGAGCGTAGGTCGCCCCTGTGCGCGGTGGTCCGCCATGATATGGATCGTCACGTTTGGGACGAACCTCACCCACGCTGGAGACACGCATGACCCCGAAAGCTCGCTCGTTCGACGCCGGCGCCCTGCCCGCGCTCTCGCCTCTCGCCGCGTTCGCCCTCGCGCATGCCGACGGCACCCGCACCGTCCAGGACCTCGCCGCCCTGGCCGCGTCCACCGGGACGGACGGGTGGACGCGTGACGCGGTGTTCCGCGCGCTCGACGAGCTCGCCGACCTCGACCTCCTCACGGCGCGTGTCGCCCCGCCCGCCGGCGGTCCCCGCGTTCGTCGCGCCGCGACGACCGAGAGCGCCGCGACCCTCGGCGTCGCGCCGGGCATGCCGCTCCGGGCGTCCGACGACGACGCCGCGCGAAAGAGCAAAGAGGAGAAAGAGAAGCGCAAGGCCGAGGAGAGCGACAAGCGGACCGCCGGGAAGGACGAGAAGAAGGACGAGAAGACCGCCCGGAAGGCCGAGGAGAGCGACAAGCGCTCGGCCGAGGAGAGCGACAAGCGCATGGGTTAGTCGCCCGCCATCCGCTCCGCTTTTTGCACGAGCCACTCGATCATCGCTCCCCCCACGTCCTGCCCGCCGACGAGCCGGGCACGCGCGAAATAACAAGGGAAGTTCACCTCGAGCACGTAATGGCGTCCGCTCGGATGCTCGAGCACGTCCACGCCGCCGAGCTCGACGTCCATCGCCGCCGTCGCGGCCACGGCGCTCGCCAGGATCTCGGGCGCGGGCGGGGTCGTGTAATCGGCCGGATCGTCGGACGCGTGGGTCCGGAAATCGTCCTCGTCCCGTCGATTGCGCCAGTACCCTGCGACGCGGTCGCCCACCACGACGCAACGAAAATGCGTGGCGTCGGGCACGTACGCCGAGAGCACGGGCATCCGGCCCGAGGC
The Polyangium spumosum DNA segment above includes these coding regions:
- a CDS encoding 6-phosphofructokinase, whose translation is MTAILPSMSPRKIRKIAINTGGGDAPGLNAVLRSVALSAIERGIEVWGIKHGYRGLLEDEPGGLVRLDRDAVRGIMHLGGTILGTANRGDPFHYPTEEGGKLVPKDRSGELIERFKQKGFDALVAVGGDGSMRIANELLERGLPLVIGVPKTIDNDVYGTELTFGFDTAVSIATEAIDRLHSTTEAHERVMVVELMGRHAGWISLRAGIAGGADAILIPEVPFSYEPIVEKILQRESRGRRFSIVVAAEGAVQKDGDVTVREAGDVFRRVAVLGGVAERVAKELGARTGKETRSMVLGHLQRGGGPTTFDRLLALRFGAGAVRFLDQGCESGMVALRCHKIELIPLSETAGRTKTVPLDCDTVTTAREMGISFGDEPAGRFAAERTAAS
- a CDS encoding DMT family transporter, yielding MRHVEPGGETKSVPAAPRGPREAIAWMVAAQVLFTIMGVCTRLGSQRLPWSEVAAARALLGAVVAIGLARMRGASLVVHDKRLAWARSICGTVAMICTFYTLGAPAIALGDAVTLGATSPIFIAILAPWLLGERSGRIVWVATSLAFVGVALVAGPSFRLSGSLSLVALLGAAASALAMIWLRRLGAGRSGSPRESPEAIVAHFSLVAGVTLSLVALPTLRAPDLEGALFLLGTGASGAFAQIAMTRAYALDRAARVGVWSYLGVVLSHFAAIGILGEREDPTGLAGAALVVAAGVWLTWSGLREARATAALASPSFQCSDEPSCAPKPPCQTGR